The Sphaerisporangium siamense genome includes the window CGCGGGCTCCGCCCCGCCGTCTCGCCGCACGCGCCACCTCCGTGCCCACACCTTACCGAAGCCGTGATGGTTGGATAGTTGATGGTTGGGGGCGAATCAGTTGGCATGTTGACAGTTAAGCAGATGGACGATTAGCGTCGGGAGCCCCCAGGCCGGACGAAAGAGACGGCCCGGGCCACGACAGGAGAAGACGCCATGACCAGCACGACCGCCCGCCTTGACATGACGATGATGTACGCGGTGCACGACGCCCTCCGGCGCGACGCCGAGCGCGTCGCCCGGATCGCCGCACGCCGGGACGACGACCCCCGCCGCCTGCTGCGCGCCGCCGCCGGATGGCAGATGTTCACGAGCTACCTGCGCGTCCACCACACCACCGAGGACGACGTCCTGTGGCCGGACATGCGGCGGACCCTGGCGGACCGGCCGGACGACCTGGCCCTCCTGGACGCCATGGAGGCCGAGCACGGCGCCATCGACCCCCTGCTGAACGCCGTCGACGCCGCCCTCGCCGACCGCGAGGCCGGGCCCGGGCGGCTCGGCGGGCTCACCGACGCCCTGGTCACCACCCTGACCGGCCACCTGCGCCACGAGGAGGCCGAGGCGTTGCCGCTCATCGGCGCGACGCTGGCCGAGACGCGGTGGCGGCGCTTCGGCGAGGAGCACCGCGCGCGCGTCGGCACGGGCGTCCCCCGCTACCTGCCATGGGTGCTGGACGGCATCGACGCCGAGCGCGCCGCGCGGATACTCGGCGGCATGCCCGAGCGGCTGCGCGCGGCCTACCACGACGCGTGGCGTCCGGCCTACGCCGGTTCGGCCCTCTGGAGCCGCGGGGAGGAGGCGTGACCGGCCCGCGACGGCCCGGCGTCCAAGACGCACTCCGGGACGAGGCGACGCGGGCGGGCTGGGAGAAGGACGCGGTGCACGGCCCCGCACCAGGACAGGCCACGTCCGGCGCCAAGGCGCCTCTGCGGGCGGGGCTCGCGCTGGTGGTGATCGCCGCGGCGCAGCTCATGCTGGTCCTGGACGGCACGATCATGAACGTCGCCCTGCCCAGCATCCAGAAGGCGCTGGCGCTGCCGCCGGCCGACCTGGACTGGCTCGTCACCGCCTACGCCCTGACCTTCGGCGGCCTGCTCCTCGCCGGCGGACGGGCCGGGGACCTGTTCGGCCGCAGGAGGGTCTTCCGCGCGGGCCTGGTGCTGTTCGCCGCGGCCTCCCTGCTCGGCGGGCTGGCCCCCGGCCAGGGGGCGCTGGTCGCCGCCCGCGCCCTGCAAGGAGTCGGGGCCGCCGTCGCCGCCCCGGCCGCGCTGTCCCTGCTGGCCACCACCTTCCCCGCCGGGCCGGCCCGCGCCAGGGCGCTCGGCGTGTACGGGGCGATGGGGGCGCTCGGCTCGGTCGCGGGGTTGCTGCTGGGCGGCGTGCTCACCGAGTACCTGAGCTGGCGGTGGGTGCTGTTCGTCAACGTCCCCATCGCCGTCCTGGTGCTGGCGGGCACCTCGGCGCTGGTGGACGGCGGCCGGGACCGGGGCCGCGCCGACCTGCCGGGCGCGCTCACCGCCACCGCCGGGCTCGCCGCGCTCGTGTACGCCGTCAAACGGGGCGGCTCGCACGGCTGGGCGGACACGACCACGATCGCGGGCCTGGGCGCGGCGGCCGTCCTTGCGGCCGGTTTCGTGCTCCTCCAGCGGCGGTCCCGCCACCCCATGCTGCCCGGCCGCGTGCTGCGCGACCGGGACAGGGCCGCCGCCTACCTGGTGATCTTCCTGGTCGGCGCGGGCATGTTCGCCACGTTCTACTTCCTCACCCTGTACATGCAGGTCGTGCGGGAGTTCACGGCGATGGGCACCGGGCTCGCGTTCCTGCCCTTCGCAGCCGGCATCGGGCTGTCCGCCGGCGTGACCGGGCCCCGGCTCCTCGCCCGCGCCTCCGGCCGCGCCGTCACGCTCGCCGGACTGGCGCCGGCGGCCGGCGGCATGGCCTGGCTCGCCCTGCTCACCCCGGCGCAGGGCTACCTGGCCGTCCTGCTGCCCGCGCAGCTCGTCGCGGGGACGGGGCTCGGCCTCGTCTTCGTCGCCACGACCGTCGCCGGCGTGCGGGGCGTCGCGCCGGAGGACACCGGCGTGGCGGCCGGAGTGCTCAACACCGCCCAGCAGGTCGGCGGCGCGGTCGGCCTCGCCGGGCTCGCGGCCGTGGCGTCGGCGGCCACCGCCGGGGCGCCGCCCGGCACGGCGGCGGCCGACGCGCTCACCCGCGGCCACACCACCGGCTTCCTGGTCGCGGGGGCCCTGTACGTCGCGGCGCTGGCCGTCGCGGCGTGGCTTCCGCGCGCCGGACGGCCTCCGGTCACGTCCTGAACCAGGCGGTGGTGGACGGGGCCACCGTCCCCGGGGCCGCGTCGTCCGAGGCCAGGACCGGTTCGCCCCACGGCGTCTCGTACGGCTCGGCGCCGAAGACCGTGACGCTGACCAGGTCGCCACGCCGGAACGCGACGACGTCGGGGCGGCCGGCGGGCACCCATTCCAGCGGTCCGCCGATGCCGCGCCGCACCTCCAGGGCCCGCCGGTGCAGCTCCCACGTCGAGCCGGGCGTCCCGATCTGCGGCTCGATGGCGAAGTCCGTGAACCAGTCCGGCTGCGGCAGCCATGTGTCGCCGGAGGCGGAGAAGCCGAACGAAGGGCCGATGGTGGTCCAGGGGAGGGGGACGCGGCAGCCGTCCCGCCCGTAGTCGGCGGTGCCCGAGCGCAGCCACGCCGGGTCCTGGCGTGCCTCGTCGGGCAGGTCCATCACCTCGGGGAGCCCGGCCTCCTCGCCCTGGTAGAGGTAGACCGAGCCGGGTAGGGCCAGCACCAGCATCATCGCGGCCCGCGCCCGGCGCACCCCGAGCGGGACGTCGACCTCGCCCCTAGGCCGCGTGGGCGGCCCGCCGGTGTAGGACACCAGGCCGTACCGGCTGACCGCGCGGTGCACGTCGTGGTTGGCCAGCGTCCAGGTGATGGACGCGCCGGTGGCGGCGATCTGCTCCAGGCCGCCGCTGATCGAGGTGTGGAACCGCGCGGCGTCCCACGGGCACAGCAGCAGGTCGAAGTAGAACGCCTGGGGCAGCTCGTCGGGCCGCAGGTAGAGGGCCAGGTCGTCGATCGTGGGCACCCAGATCTCGCCGACCAGCGTGAGGTCGCGGCCGTACCCGTCGGCGATCTTGCGCCAGCGGCGCAGCACGTCGTGCACCTCGGGCTGGTTCTGGGCGAGGATGTTGTACTCGGGGTAGTTCGGCCAGTCGGGCAGGTCGGCGTGCTTGAACAGCATGTGCGCCACGTCGATGCGCATCCCGTCCACCCCGCGGTCGAACCAGAACCGCAGCACCTCCTCGAAGTAGGCGGCGACCTCCGGGTTGCGCCAGTTGAAGTCGGGCTGCCCGCGGTCGAAGCTGTGCAGGTACCACTCGTCGCCGGCCTTGCTCCAGGCGGGGCCGCCGAAGGCGGAGCGCCAGTTGTTCGGCGGCAGGTCCCCGACGCCGGGACGGAAGACGAACCGTTCGCGGGCCGCGGGGTCGCCCGCGAGCGCGGCCTGGAACCACGGATGCTCGGCCGAGCAGTGGTTCGGCACCAGGTCCATGAGCACCTTCAGGCCGCGGGCGTGCGCGTCGGCGAGCGTCCGGTCGAAGGCGGGCAGGCCGCCGTACCGGGCGTCGATGCCGGTGTAGTCGGACACGTCGTAGCCGTGGTCGGCGCCGGGGGAGGGGTAGATGGGGTTGAGCCACAAACCGTCCACGCCGAGGGACCTGAGGTAGTCCAGCCGCCGGCGGAGCCCTTCCAGGTCACCGACGCCGTCGCCGTCGGTGTCGGCGAAGGAGCGCAGGTACACCTGGTAGATGACGGCGTCCTGCCACCATGTTCCGTTCACTCGGCCTCCTGGGAAGATGGGCGACACATGGTAGGTCCCTTGCCCGCCCGCCGGCGTCCTTCACCTGGTGACGCCCGTCCCGGCGGCCGGCGGCGCCGGGCGGAATAACCCGGGCCACGGCACGCTTATCTCTACTATCCCTGCGGGAAAACCCTGGATTCTGGAGGAACCACATGCCGAAGGCGTACGTCTTCACGCGGTACGGCGGACCTGAGACCGAGAGCCTCACCGAGCTCACGCGGCCGGTCCCCGGGCCGGGCGAGCTGCTCGTCGCCGTGCGCGCCGCCGGCGTCAACCCCGTCGACTGGAAGAGGCGCGCGGGCTACCTGGCGGCGTTCGCCCCGGTCGAGTTCCCCGCGGTGATCGGCTCCGAGGCCGCCGGCGTCGTGGCGGAGGCCGGCGAGGGCGTCGAGGGGTTCGCCCCCGGCGACGCGGTCTTCGGCAACCCCCTGACCGGAGGCTACGCCGAGTACACCCTGCTGCCGGCGGAGACCACCGCCCGCAAGCCCGAGGCCGTCTCCTTCGCCGACGCCGCGACGCTGCCCGTGGCCGCGGCCACCGCCTACGACGGCCTCCACCAGCTCGGGCTGCCGCCCGGCGCCACGCTGCTGATCACCGGGGTCGGCGGCGGCGTGGGAGTGGCGGCCGCGCAGATCGCCCGGCACGCCGGGCTCACCGTCGTCGGCACCGCGAGCGTCGCCAAGAAGGAGTTCGTCGAGTCCCTCGGCGTCACCTACGTCGAGCCGGGGCCGGGCCTCGCGGAGCGGGTGCGGGCCGCCGCGCCCGGCGGCGTCCAGGCGGTGTACGACCTGGTCGGCGGCGCCGCGCTGGAGGAGGCCGCCGAGGCGCTCGACGACCGCTCCAAGCTGATCACGGCCGCGGACCGGGAGACCGTGGCCAGGCTCGGCGGCTCCCCGGTGGAGCGGGCCCGCACCCGCGAGGTGCTGGAGGAGGTGGCGGCGCTGGTGGAGCGGGGCGTCCTGCGGCCGTTCGTCACCGCCACCTATCCTCTCGGGGAGGCGTCGCGGGCGCTGCGGGTGGTGGAGGAGGGGCATGCCCAGGGCAAGATCGTCATCGAGGTCCCCGGTGAGTGAACCGCACCCCCTGGACAACCCCGCCTGGTCGTCGCTGACCGGCGCGCACGCGCGCCTCGCCGAGCGGCGCGGCAACGCGCTGCGCTACCCGCCGGACGTCTCCGCGTTCGTCGCGCTGCCGCCGGAGCCGGAGGCCGCCGACTGGGCCGACATGGCGGCGCTGGCCGGCCCCGGCGGGGTCGTCCCGCTCGCGGGCGTGCCGCTCGCGCCGGACGGCTGGGAGGTCGTCACGGAGGTCCCGGGCGTCCAGCTGACAGGCGAGGACGTGACGGGCGAGCCCGAGCCCGAGGCCGTACGGCTCGGGGCGGCGGACGTGCCCGAGATGCTCGACCTCGTCGCGCGGTGCAAGCCGGGCCCGTTCCTGCCCCGCACGGTCGAGATGGGGACCTACCTCGGCGTCCGGCACCGCGGCGCGCTGGTGGCGATGGCCGGCGAACGGCTGCGCCCCCGGGGCTGGACCGAGATCAGCGCCGTGTGCACCGACCCCGGGCACCGGGGCGAGGGGCTGGCGTCCCGGCTGGTGCTGGCCGTGGCCGCCGGGATCCGCGCCCGCGGCGAGACGCCGTGCCTGCACGCCGCCGCGGCCAACACCGCGGCGATCCGCCTGTACGAGAACCTGGGGTTCCGGCTGCGCCGCCCCGTCCCCTTCATCACCGTCCGCGTCCCCGCCGACGTCCCGGTCGCGTGACCGTCCCCGCCGCCTCCGTCGATCGTGACGGAGGCGGCGGCGCCGAACTCGCGCACGCCCGCGCCGTCCCTCTCGAAGGTCGGGAACCCCACGCCCGCACGAGCACGAAGCGGACGATCCACGGCTTGCCCCAGGACGCGGCGAAGCGCGCGGCGCCCGCAGGGCGGGTCAGCCTGTGGTCAGAGGCTTTCGGTAGACGTGGATGTCGCACGGGGTGGCCAGCAGCGGGGCCAGGTGCGGGTGGCCGTCGGCGACGTCCCGCGTCCCCGAGAGACGGTAGCCGCGGCGGGTGTACCACTCCTCCAGGAAGACCTTCCCCGGATGCCGCCGGCCGCGCGGCACCAGCAGCTCCAGCCGCATGACACCGAGGCCGCGATCGCGGCTCAGGTCCTCGGCGAAGCGGACCAGCTCGCGTCCCACGCCGGACCCGCGGTGGCCCGGCGCCGACACCAGCATGCCGAACTCGCCCTCCCCGCCCGCCGGCCGCCGCACCCGCACCCCGCCCGCGATCTCGCCGGACACCCGGGCCACGGCGATCTCACCGGCGGCGATCAGACCCGCCATCTCACCCGTCGTCGTGCGGGCGGCGCCCTCGGCCCACAACCCCTCCTCCGCCACGGCGTACACCTGGTTGACCAGCTCGGTGAGCCCGGCCACGAGCGCGGCGTCGCCGCTCGCGGCGGAAGGAAGCAACTGGATCTCGGCGGCCGGCATCGCGCCCTCCTCGCTTCGGGACCTGCCCGGCCAACCTACCCCGCGCGGACCCGCGCCGGCCGTGCGCGACCACGCGCCGCGGACGGCGCCGGGGCTACCGTTCCGCCGTCTCCGCGGTCTCCGGCACGGCCAGCGCGAGCACGAAGCGGTCCTCCAGGATGGCGGGGTCGGACGGCAGCGGCTGCCGCTCGCCGGTCGGGGAGAAGCCGTGCCGGGCGTACAGGGAGCGGGCCCGGTCGTTGGGGACGGTGACCCACAGCTCGACCTCGCGCGCGCCGCGCTCCCGCGCCCACCCCAGCACCGTCGCGATCAGGCGGTCGGCGGCGCCCGAGCCGCGGGCCGCCGGGTCCACCCACATGCCGACCAGGTGCACGGCGCCGGGATGCTCGCTCACGAACCCCGTGGCCGTCCCGACCGACCGGCCGTCGTGCTCGGCGAGGAACACCGCCGAGTCCTTCCCCGCCACCCGCTCGGCCCACACCTCGGGGCCGAAGGCGCGCTCGCGTTCGAGCGTCGAGGCGAAGGCCGACGGGGCGTCGGTGAGCGCCCTCAGCCTGATCTCGCGCAACCGCTCCTCGTCGCCCTTCCCCAGCCGCCTGATCTCCATGGACCCGGACCCTACCGGCCCGGGGGCGCGCCCTCTCACAGGGAGGGGCCGGCCAGGACGACCAGGAAGACGTTCAGCGTGATGATCACCGCGGAGGCGCAGGCGGCGGCCAGCGTCGTGGCCCGCCGGTTGATCCACGGGCCCATCACGTCCGCGCGGCGGGTCAGCAGCACCAGCGGCACCAGCGCGAACGGGATGCCGAACGACAGCACCACCTGGCTCAGCACGAGCGCGTGCGTCGGATCTACGCCGAACGCCAGCACGGCCAGCGCCGGCACCACCGCGACCAGCCGCCGCGCCCACAGCGGGATCCTGCGCCGCAGGAAGCCCTGCATCACGATCTGCCCCGCGTACACCCCGACGCTGGAGGAGGCCAGGCCCGAGGCCAGCAGCGCGACTCCGAACAGCAGCGCGGTGAGCGCCCCGGAGCTCTCGGCGAACTGGTCGAAGGCGCCGTGCAGGGTCGGCTCCGTGCCCGTGCCGCGCAGCAGGGTGGCCGCCGACACCAGCATCGCCATGTTGACCAGCCCGGCCACGCCCATGGCGAGCACGACGTCGAACCGCTGCGCGCGCAGCAGGATGCTCCGCTGCGGCTCGCCCATGCCCGCGAACCGTTCCTGGGTGAGCGCCGAGTGCAGGTAGACGGCGTGCGGCATGACCGTCGCGCCCACGATCCCCGCCGCCAGCAGCACGCTCGCCGCCCCGTCGAACCGGGGCGCCAGCCCGCCCGCCAGCTCGCCGTACGGCACCGGCGCGCTCAGCGTCTGGTACAGGAACGCCCCCACGACGACGGCCAGCAACGCGGTGATGGCCGCCTCGAACCTGCGGTGCCGCGCCGACCGCACGGCCAGCACCACGAACGACGCGACCGCGATGAGGACGCCGCCCTGCAGCATGGGCAGCCCGAACAGCAGGTTCAGCGCCACCGCGCCGCCGATGAACTCGGCCAGATCCGTCATGATCACCACGACCTCGGCCTGGAGCCACAGGCCCCAGACGACCGGGCGGGGATACCGTTCCCGGCACAGCTCGGGCAGGCTGCGCCCGGTGGCGATGCCGAGCTTGGCCGACAGGTACTGGAGCAGCATCGCGACGACGTTGGCGGTCAGCACCACCCACAGCAGCAGGAACCCGAACCGCGCGCCGCTCTCGACGTTGGTCGCGAAGTTCCCGGGGTCCACGTACGCGACGGCGGCCACGAACGCGGGGCCCATCAGCCCCACCACGCGCTGCCGCATCCGCCCGGGGGCGGGCATCGGGACCGCCGGGGACCCCGCGGCGTCGGGCTCCGACGCGCTCTCCGGTTTCGGGGCATGCGGAACGGGGTTCACGGCACCTGCCTTCGGGGGGTCGTGGGCGGAAGAGAGGACACGGCCTGGACGCCGGCGGCGGTGCGGAGGGCGGGTCCGCGGATGGGGGAGGTGCGGAGCGGCCATCGCGTGACTTACACGCTTTGTTGTACTGCGTCGATCCATTACCGTAACTAGGCGACTACGCTATGTTTCGCTAACCGCCGCCCGCGCCCGCGATCGTGGTCGTTTGACGGCGTCCGAGGCGTTTGCGATCATCGGCCGGGTGGCGGACACCGTGACGTTGCGCGCGTTCACCGAGGACGACCTCGGGTTCCTCGATCGCCTCGGCCGCGATCCCGACGCCGCCGGCACGTTCCTGTGGACCGGGTTCACCGATCCCCGGGCCCGCCGCCGGCGCTTTGAAGAGGACGGCTACGTCAGCCCCCACTCCACCGCGCTGGCCGTGCGACTGGCGGACGGGACCGTGGCGGGCCTGGTGAGCTGGCAGGCGAGCGGCGTGGCCGCCCACAACCTCGGGGCCAGGTACGAGATCGGCGCCGCGCTGCTGCCCGAGCACCGGGGAAGGGGCATCGGCACGCTGGCCCAGCGCGCGCTCGTGGACCACCTGTTCAGGTACACGCGCGTGCACCGGCTGGAGGCGTTCACCGAGGCCGGCAACCTCGCCGAGCGCAGGACGCTGGAGCGCGTCGGCTTCACTCTCGAAGGCGTGCTGCGCCAGACGCACTTCCGGGACGGCGCCTGGCGCGACGCGGCGGTCTACGCGCTGATCCGCGACGACGGCCCCGCGTAAGGGCCGCGGGCCCGCGCTGCGGCGATCACACGAAGCGGGGGCCTCTGGTGGCCGGGATCTCGGCGTGTGGTCGGCGAGGGGTGTCCCGGTAGGAGGTGCGGGGGAGTGGGCGGTCGCGGGACTCCTCGCCGCCGTTGACGACGACGATCGGGCAGCGGGCGTGGCGCAGGCACGCCAGCAGCAGGGGGCCGAGGTGCGTCTCCGGCCCGCCCGGGGCCGAGCCGACCACCAGCAGGTCCGCCGCCTCACAGTGCCACAGCAGGTCACGCACGGGGTTGTCCCCGCTCAGATGGCGGTCGACGACCAGGCCCGGATACCGCTCCTCGATGGCCGCGACCGCCCGGTCCAGCGCGGCGCGTTCCCGCGCCCGCCGCCGCTCGGCCTCCGCCCGCCGGGCCACCGGCGCGTACGGCGCGGGGCTCGGCGCCTCCAGCGCGTGTACGACCACCAGGTCCGCCCCCCGCCGGAACGCCTCCGCCGCCGCCCAGGCCAGCGCGCCCCGTGACTCCGCTCGATGGTCCACTCCGACGACGATCCGCTCGACGCGTTCTTCGCTCATTGTCCGCCTTCTCCGCTCGCCGCGGCCCTCGCCGGAGCCGCGCCCGTCCCCCGTGGAGCGGCCCGGGGCCCGCCGCCCGCCCACGCGGGAAGGCGTCCCGATGCGGCCCGGTCACCGTACGCCCGCCATCGCGGGCCGCGCGTGCCTTCGATCGTCGCCCGCCGCGGCGCCCGGCGGGAAGCGCGCGGGCGAAGCTCGGGCGTTCTTCGTCACGCACGGCCGTGTCACGGGGTGGTCCGCGGGGCCCTTAGCCTTCTGGGGAGGGCCGGATCGGCGGGCGACGCGGCGGCCCCGGAAGCATGAAAAGCACTCGAAGCACGAAAAAAGGGGGGGCGGGCGCGTTGCCGGACGGGGCGGCCAGGCCGGATCTGCGGGCGGACTGCGCGAACTGCTTCGCGCTGTGCTGCGTCGCGCTGCCGTTCTCCGCCTCGGCGGACTTCGCCGTCGACAAGCGGGCCGGCACGCCCTGCGCCAACCTCGGCGCGGACTTCCGCTGCGGGATCCACCGCGAGCTGCGCCCGCGCGGCTTCGCCGGGTGCGCGGTGTTCGACTGCTTCGGCGCGGGCCAGAAGGTCTCGCAGGTCACGTTCGGCGGCCGTGACTGGCGCGGCGACCCGCGGGCCGGGGCGCGGATGTTCGAGGTGTTCCCTGTCATGCGGCAGCTTCACGAGCTGCTGTGGTACCTGAACGAGGCGCTGGCCCTGCCCGCGGCCCGCCCCCTGCGCGAGGAGATCCGCGACGGGCTGGCCGCGATCGAGCGCCTCGCCATGGGCTCCCCGGCCGAGCTGCTGGAGCTCGACGTCGCGGCGCACCGGCGCGAGGCCGCGTCGCTGCTGCGCGCGGCGAGCGCGCTGGCGCGGGGCGCCGGGCGCGGGAACGCCGACCACGCGGGGGCGGACCTCGCGGGCGCCGGCCTCAGGAACGCGCGGCTGCGCGGCGCGGACCTCAGAGGGGCCCTGCTGATCGGCGCGGACCTCACGGGCGCCGATCTGAGGTCGGCCGACCTGCTCGGCGCCGACCTGCGGGGCGCGCGGCTCGGCGGCGCCGACCTGACCGGCGCGATCTTCCTGATCCAGGCGCAGCTCGACGCCGCCAGGGGCGACGCGGCCACGCGGCTGTCCCCGTGGCTGACCCGCCCGGCGCACTGGACCGCGGACGGCGCCCCCTCCGGCCGTCCCCGGGCCACCGGAACCTCCGCGGCCCCCGGAAGCGCGAAGAGGCCGAAGCCTCAGAGAGCGTCCGGCGTGTCCCGCTCACCGCGCCGCCGTGGCGGGCGCTGAGACTCCTAACGCCACGGAAGGCACGGAAGAGGGGCGTCCGCATGAGTGCGGAAGAGGCGTCCTCATGAGTGCGGCGCGGCCCTGCTCTGGCCGCGCCGCACGTTTCTCCACCGGGGCAGTCCGATCACGGCCCCGGCCTACGCGGGAAGAGGTGCCGGGACGGTGTCAGCGCACGTCGACCCGGATGTCGATGATCGTGTGGTAGGGGAGCCTGGTGTAGGAGGTCTGCCCGGCGGGCACCCACGGGCCCCAGACGGGGATGAGCCCCGCCTCGGCCAGGAAGTGCTTCTCCATGACGAAGATGCGGTGCTCGCCCGTGCCGCCGGAGCAGTAGCTGCTGGCTCCGTGCTCGCCGGGGATGGGGTCGAGGGTGTAGGTGCAGCCGGTGGGGGCGGCGTTGGCGCCGGAGGCGGTGGCGGCCACCAGCCCGGTCGTCGCCAGGACGGTGGCGAATGCGGTCGCGGCGAATCTTCTCGCGTTCATGCGTGGCTCCTGGGGGGTGGCGGGAAGGCGTCTGCGGCAGACCAGCGCGCTTTCAGATAGGAAACTTTCTTAAAAGAAAGTAATCCGGCCGGATGGAGCCGTCAATATCCCAGGCGGTGCGACGGGTGTCCTGTTCCGGACATCCGTTGGGACGATAAGGGTCTCCTCAGCCCCAGCGCAGCGCGTCCAGGTTGACGACGACGGCCTCCTGCGTGCTGCGCGCGATCACCACCACGGCCTCGCGCTCCGGGTCGGGGTTCTCCTCGCGGTGCGGCACGAACGGCGGCACGAAGACGTAGTCGCCCGGTTTGGCGTCGATGCGCACCTCGCGCGGCTCGTCCCCTTCCATGTCGAGGAAGACGAACGAGGGTGTGCCGCTGACCACGTAGATGGCCGTCTCCGAATCGCCGTGGTGGTGGTCGGCCGACACGGTCGAGGGCGCGACGTGCGTCTGCCCCATCCACAGCCGCGAGGAGCCGACGCTCGCCCCGCTGATCGCCGCACGCCGCACCATCCCGCCGGTCTGCGCGGTCTCCGCGCTCAGCGCCGCCGGGACGACGTGGTGCAGCCTGCGGTGGAACGGGTCTTCTGGCAGGTCGCTCGCCATCATGACTCCAGCCGTGTCTCCAGATGATCGGACGGCCACCATCCTCGCGCATCACGAGCCGCCGGCGGCGGGGCCGTCAGCGCACGAGGCTGTGCTTGTCCTTGGGCAGCGCCTCGATCCACTCGCGCGGCAGGTTCAGCGTGTCCGCGCCCACCTGCGCCGGGGTGTTGGCCAGCCATTGCGCGGCCGAGACGTCGGCGAAGTACGGGTCGCGGAACATCTCCAGGAACACCAGCGGCTCATCTCCCAGGTTCTCGATGTAGTGGCCGAAGGCGAACGGCACGTACCCGACGTCCCCGGCCTGGAAGTCGAACGTCCGGGCCAGGCCCGAGCTCGCGAACACGCCCATGCGCCCGAAGCCGGAGATGTAGTACTGCCACTCGTCGTTGGTGGGATGCCAGTGGAGTTCGCGCAGCCCACCGGGCTCCAGCTCCACCAGCGCCGCGCAGATCGTGGTGGCCGCGGCGAAGGCCACGTTGTCGGCGACGCGCACCCGGCCCCCGTCGAACCGCAGCGGCTCCTGGGCGAGCATGCGATGCG containing:
- a CDS encoding glycoside hydrolase family 13 protein, translated to MNGTWWQDAVIYQVYLRSFADTDGDGVGDLEGLRRRLDYLRSLGVDGLWLNPIYPSPGADHGYDVSDYTGIDARYGGLPAFDRTLADAHARGLKVLMDLVPNHCSAEHPWFQAALAGDPAARERFVFRPGVGDLPPNNWRSAFGGPAWSKAGDEWYLHSFDRGQPDFNWRNPEVAAYFEEVLRFWFDRGVDGMRIDVAHMLFKHADLPDWPNYPEYNILAQNQPEVHDVLRRWRKIADGYGRDLTLVGEIWVPTIDDLALYLRPDELPQAFYFDLLLCPWDAARFHTSISGGLEQIAATGASITWTLANHDVHRAVSRYGLVSYTGGPPTRPRGEVDVPLGVRRARAAMMLVLALPGSVYLYQGEEAGLPEVMDLPDEARQDPAWLRSGTADYGRDGCRVPLPWTTIGPSFGFSASGDTWLPQPDWFTDFAIEPQIGTPGSTWELHRRALEVRRGIGGPLEWVPAGRPDVVAFRRGDLVSVTVFGAEPYETPWGEPVLASDDAAPGTVAPSTTAWFRT
- a CDS encoding MFS transporter; translation: MTGPRRPGVQDALRDEATRAGWEKDAVHGPAPGQATSGAKAPLRAGLALVVIAAAQLMLVLDGTIMNVALPSIQKALALPPADLDWLVTAYALTFGGLLLAGGRAGDLFGRRRVFRAGLVLFAAASLLGGLAPGQGALVAARALQGVGAAVAAPAALSLLATTFPAGPARARALGVYGAMGALGSVAGLLLGGVLTEYLSWRWVLFVNVPIAVLVLAGTSALVDGGRDRGRADLPGALTATAGLAALVYAVKRGGSHGWADTTTIAGLGAAAVLAAGFVLLQRRSRHPMLPGRVLRDRDRAAAYLVIFLVGAGMFATFYFLTLYMQVVREFTAMGTGLAFLPFAAGIGLSAGVTGPRLLARASGRAVTLAGLAPAAGGMAWLALLTPAQGYLAVLLPAQLVAGTGLGLVFVATTVAGVRGVAPEDTGVAAGVLNTAQQVGGAVGLAGLAAVASAATAGAPPGTAAADALTRGHTTGFLVAGALYVAALAVAAWLPRAGRPPVTS
- a CDS encoding GNAT family N-acetyltransferase — protein: MADTVTLRAFTEDDLGFLDRLGRDPDAAGTFLWTGFTDPRARRRRFEEDGYVSPHSTALAVRLADGTVAGLVSWQASGVAAHNLGARYEIGAALLPEHRGRGIGTLAQRALVDHLFRYTRVHRLEAFTEAGNLAERRTLERVGFTLEGVLRQTHFRDGAWRDAAVYALIRDDGPA
- a CDS encoding universal stress protein, with the translated sequence MSEERVERIVVGVDHRAESRGALAWAAAEAFRRGADLVVVHALEAPSPAPYAPVARRAEAERRRARERAALDRAVAAIEERYPGLVVDRHLSGDNPVRDLLWHCEAADLLVVGSAPGGPETHLGPLLLACLRHARCPIVVVNGGEESRDRPLPRTSYRDTPRRPHAEIPATRGPRFV
- a CDS encoding NADP-dependent oxidoreductase, whose translation is MPKAYVFTRYGGPETESLTELTRPVPGPGELLVAVRAAGVNPVDWKRRAGYLAAFAPVEFPAVIGSEAAGVVAEAGEGVEGFAPGDAVFGNPLTGGYAEYTLLPAETTARKPEAVSFADAATLPVAAATAYDGLHQLGLPPGATLLITGVGGGVGVAAAQIARHAGLTVVGTASVAKKEFVESLGVTYVEPGPGLAERVRAAAPGGVQAVYDLVGGAALEEAAEALDDRSKLITAADRETVARLGGSPVERARTREVLEEVAALVERGVLRPFVTATYPLGEASRALRVVEEGHAQGKIVIEVPGE
- a CDS encoding GNAT family N-acetyltransferase; this translates as MPAAEIQLLPSAASGDAALVAGLTELVNQVYAVAEEGLWAEGAARTTTGEMAGLIAAGEIAVARVSGEIAGGVRVRRPAGGEGEFGMLVSAPGHRGSGVGRELVRFAEDLSRDRGLGVMRLELLVPRGRRHPGKVFLEEWYTRRGYRLSGTRDVADGHPHLAPLLATPCDIHVYRKPLTTG
- a CDS encoding hemerythrin domain-containing protein codes for the protein MTSTTARLDMTMMYAVHDALRRDAERVARIAARRDDDPRRLLRAAAGWQMFTSYLRVHHTTEDDVLWPDMRRTLADRPDDLALLDAMEAEHGAIDPLLNAVDAALADREAGPGRLGGLTDALVTTLTGHLRHEEAEALPLIGATLAETRWRRFGEEHRARVGTGVPRYLPWVLDGIDAERAARILGGMPERLRAAYHDAWRPAYAGSALWSRGEEA
- a CDS encoding Nramp family divalent metal transporter, yielding MNPVPHAPKPESASEPDAAGSPAVPMPAPGRMRQRVVGLMGPAFVAAVAYVDPGNFATNVESGARFGFLLLWVVLTANVVAMLLQYLSAKLGIATGRSLPELCRERYPRPVVWGLWLQAEVVVIMTDLAEFIGGAVALNLLFGLPMLQGGVLIAVASFVVLAVRSARHRRFEAAITALLAVVVGAFLYQTLSAPVPYGELAGGLAPRFDGAASVLLAAGIVGATVMPHAVYLHSALTQERFAGMGEPQRSILLRAQRFDVVLAMGVAGLVNMAMLVSAATLLRGTGTEPTLHGAFDQFAESSGALTALLFGVALLASGLASSSVGVYAGQIVMQGFLRRRIPLWARRLVAVVPALAVLAFGVDPTHALVLSQVVLSFGIPFALVPLVLLTRRADVMGPWINRRATTLAAACASAVIITLNVFLVVLAGPSL
- a CDS encoding GNAT family N-acetyltransferase codes for the protein MSEPHPLDNPAWSSLTGAHARLAERRGNALRYPPDVSAFVALPPEPEAADWADMAALAGPGGVVPLAGVPLAPDGWEVVTEVPGVQLTGEDVTGEPEPEAVRLGAADVPEMLDLVARCKPGPFLPRTVEMGTYLGVRHRGALVAMAGERLRPRGWTEISAVCTDPGHRGEGLASRLVLAVAAGIRARGETPCLHAAAANTAAIRLYENLGFRLRRPVPFITVRVPADVPVA
- a CDS encoding GNAT family N-acetyltransferase, whose amino-acid sequence is MEIRRLGKGDEERLREIRLRALTDAPSAFASTLERERAFGPEVWAERVAGKDSAVFLAEHDGRSVGTATGFVSEHPGAVHLVGMWVDPAARGSGAADRLIATVLGWARERGAREVELWVTVPNDRARSLYARHGFSPTGERQPLPSDPAILEDRFVLALAVPETAETAER